The following proteins come from a genomic window of Candidatus Binatia bacterium:
- a CDS encoding 4Fe-4S dicluster domain-containing protein gives MHRIAAPERFLDCVHCGLCMQACPTYMELGTEMDSPRGRIYLMRGVQEGTLELTSDVVRHVDLCLGCRACETACPSGVRYGELIEGARVAVEAARRRSFRERLRRRIVTALFPHPARLRLALWPLRWLDRAGVLPVLRRHVAVAGLLPRLGDWSPLAEETLPRGAVKGRVAFLAGCVGQVLGAETNRATVRVLTRNGFAVATPRGQVCCGALRLHAGDRRAALACARQNIDAFPEDVRAVVVNAAGCGAMLKQYGELLADDVLYGARARAFSARVRDVTEFLAEVPLAVPLGRVGLRVAYHDACHLAHGQGVRGAPRALLAAIPGVELVELPDSDVCCGSAGSYSLMEPDMARRLGARKAESVRATGVACVAAANVGCVIQIRAALRRAGMAVEVRHPIELLDEAYGRDG, from the coding sequence ATGCACAGGATCGCCGCGCCGGAACGATTTCTGGACTGTGTCCACTGCGGTCTCTGCATGCAGGCGTGTCCGACCTATATGGAGCTCGGCACCGAAATGGACTCGCCGCGCGGGCGCATCTATCTGATGCGCGGCGTGCAGGAAGGTACGTTGGAACTGACGTCCGACGTCGTGCGGCACGTCGACCTCTGCCTCGGATGTCGAGCGTGCGAAACCGCCTGCCCGTCGGGGGTGCGTTACGGGGAGCTTATCGAGGGAGCGCGGGTTGCGGTGGAGGCGGCGCGGCGCCGTTCGTTTAGAGAGCGTTTGCGGCGGCGGATCGTCACCGCCTTGTTTCCGCATCCGGCGCGTCTGCGTCTGGCGTTATGGCCGCTGCGGTGGCTCGACCGCGCCGGTGTCCTGCCGGTGTTACGGCGGCATGTGGCGGTCGCGGGCCTGCTGCCGCGGCTCGGCGACTGGTCGCCGCTGGCCGAGGAGACGTTGCCGCGTGGCGCGGTGAAGGGGCGGGTTGCGTTTCTGGCGGGCTGTGTGGGGCAGGTGCTCGGTGCGGAGACCAACCGGGCCACGGTGCGGGTGCTGACCCGCAACGGTTTCGCGGTTGCGACGCCGCGGGGGCAGGTGTGTTGCGGTGCGTTGCGTCTGCACGCCGGCGATCGTCGGGCGGCGCTGGCGTGCGCGCGGCAGAACATCGATGCGTTTCCCGAGGATGTGAGGGCGGTGGTCGTGAACGCCGCGGGATGCGGTGCGATGTTGAAGCAGTACGGCGAGTTATTGGCGGACGACGTGCTGTACGGGGCGCGGGCGCGAGCCTTCAGTGCGCGAGTGCGGGACGTGACGGAGTTTCTTGCCGAGGTTCCGCTGGCGGTGCCGTTGGGACGGGTGGGATTGCGGGTTGCGTACCACGACGCCTGCCATCTTGCGCACGGGCAGGGAGTGAGAGGGGCGCCGCGGGCGCTGTTGGCGGCGATCCCGGGAGTGGAGCTGGTCGAGTTGCCCGACAGTGACGTCTGTTGCGGCAGTGCCGGCAGTTACAGCCTGATGGAGCCGGACATGGCGAGGCGGTTGGGGGCGCGCAAGGCGGAGTCGGTGCGGGCGACGGGTGTGGCATGTGTTGCGGCTGCGAACGTGGGTTGCGTCATACAGATCCGGGCGGCGCTGCGGCGGGCTGGCATGGCGGTCGAAGTGCGGCACCCGATCGAGCTGCTCGACGAAGCTTACGGCCGAGACGGGTAA
- a CDS encoding FAD-binding oxidoreductase: MTAADLVERLRAAAGTDGVLVGDAARAYGAGGLTPACVALPDTVEALERCMAVTHAAGAAVIPAGSATRLDVGHPPVRYDVAVSTRRLCRVQAHDDADMTVTVDAGITLADLNGALAAAGQWLPLDPPCPDTATVGAVVATDASGPLRLSQGKVRDLLIGITVVLADGTRVRGGGRVVKNVAGYDLMKLFSGSHGTLGVVAGASFKVRPRPAQRALLLLTAASLPAAVALAVRVLDAPVAPLYVEALNAAAAAHAGLPAQPIVAVGLGGSSKEIEVQMARLNTLAEPPVVVSEGDPDRTYGAVRDLPAAAVCGATASVLPRRLGEFIDDAVESSATSPALVVHVGSGVVRLCWLAPPADPQSFAATAERLRAVAAGHGGWLVFDTLPSASGAAIDPWGAGIPGVELMRGIKRTLDPGGRLSPGRFVDRM, translated from the coding sequence ATGACGGCCGCCGATCTCGTCGAACGACTGCGCGCCGCCGCCGGGACGGACGGGGTTCTCGTCGGCGATGCCGCGCGTGCGTACGGCGCGGGTGGGCTGACTCCCGCCTGCGTGGCGCTTCCCGACACCGTCGAGGCCCTCGAACGCTGTATGGCCGTGACGCATGCGGCGGGTGCCGCGGTGATTCCCGCCGGGAGCGCCACGCGGCTGGATGTCGGGCATCCACCGGTCCGCTACGACGTGGCCGTCTCGACGCGGCGTCTGTGCCGTGTGCAGGCGCACGACGACGCCGACATGACCGTTACCGTCGATGCCGGGATTACGCTGGCCGATCTCAACGGCGCACTGGCGGCGGCGGGGCAGTGGCTGCCGCTCGATCCGCCGTGTCCGGACACCGCGACGGTGGGAGCCGTCGTCGCGACGGACGCGTCGGGGCCGCTGCGTTTGTCGCAGGGCAAGGTGCGCGACCTGCTCATCGGTATCACCGTAGTGTTGGCCGACGGAACGCGGGTGCGCGGGGGTGGCCGTGTGGTCAAGAACGTCGCCGGCTACGATCTGATGAAATTGTTCAGCGGATCGCATGGAACGTTGGGCGTTGTGGCCGGCGCATCGTTCAAGGTGCGGCCGCGTCCGGCACAGCGGGCGTTGCTGCTGCTGACCGCGGCTTCGCTGCCCGCCGCCGTCGCGCTCGCGGTACGCGTTCTCGATGCGCCGGTAGCGCCGCTTTACGTCGAGGCGCTGAACGCCGCCGCGGCGGCGCACGCCGGGTTGCCGGCGCAGCCGATCGTCGCGGTCGGCCTAGGGGGATCGAGTAAGGAAATAGAGGTTCAGATGGCGCGCCTGAACACGCTGGCGGAACCGCCGGTGGTCGTGAGCGAAGGCGATCCGGATCGCACGTACGGCGCCGTGCGCGATCTCCCGGCCGCGGCGGTATGTGGGGCAACGGCGAGTGTGTTGCCGAGGCGTTTGGGAGAGTTTATCGACGATGCGGTCGAGTCGTCGGCCACATCGCCGGCGCTCGTTGTGCATGTCGGCAGCGGTGTGGTGCGGCTGTGCTGGCTGGCGCCGCCGGCCGATCCGCAGAGCTTCGCGGCCACCGCCGAGCGGCTGCGGGCGGTGGCGGCCGGGCACGGCGGCTGGTTGGTGTTCGATACGTTACCGAGTGCGTCGGGTGCCGCAATCGATCCCTGGGGCGCGGGCATACCCGGCGTCGAGCTGATGCGCGGTATCAAGCGAACTCTGGATCCCGGCGGGCGACTGAGTCCGGGGCGTTTCGTCGACCGGATGTGA
- a CDS encoding type II toxin-antitoxin system VapB family antitoxin — translation MRTTMIIDDDLIVQAKKRAAETGVSLSEVVNRALRDSLSRRHSTESLPPFRMVTFGRGQPRVDHAPEALARVIEDEDETSLRGS, via the coding sequence ATGCGCACAACAATGATCATCGATGACGACCTCATCGTGCAGGCCAAGAAGCGCGCGGCGGAAACCGGCGTCAGTCTGAGCGAGGTGGTGAACCGGGCCTTGCGGGATTCATTGTCCCGGCGCCACAGCACCGAATCGTTGCCTCCGTTCCGCATGGTGACATTCGGCAGGGGCCAGCCTCGGGTCGATCACGCCCCCGAGGCGCTCGCGCGAGTTATCGAGGACGAAGACGAAACGTCACTACGCGGGTCCTGA
- a CDS encoding peptidoglycan DD-metalloendopeptidase family protein, which yields MRFVGIVLGMALVAAAGALWWLKFDRRAPTIAPVALSDHIGNRAPIEFDVRTDGPGLREIAVRLNAGGSAYELFREAYPATSWRGSELAEKRIRIEPDLLALQAPEGAATLEVSVDTYGWGFGSNAPALSKTVTIDRTPPQVELLTTQHNSRLGGMELAIFRQSTDTANSGVEVGPYFFPATTGYFADPAVAVTFFAVPQDLDADVQPAVVARDAAGNRREVALPILVKPRKFPERTLAIDDAFLARKVPEIERNNGIPPSTDLVQGYLFINGELRRRSEAKIKSLTAKSAPEPLWDGVFLRQTNAAPLSAFADRRAYVYKSETIDRQTHLGFDLASLKNSPVDAAQNGMVVFAGDLGIYGNTVIVDHGLGVFTLYAHLSTIAVKAGDRVSKGQSLGQTGETGLAGGDHLHYSTLLYGVHVDPIEWWDEQWIKKHVSPKLALLPRAPAATAPAGTPTAAATPAA from the coding sequence ATGCGGTTCGTCGGCATCGTGTTGGGGATGGCGCTGGTGGCGGCCGCCGGCGCGCTCTGGTGGCTCAAGTTTGATCGGCGGGCACCGACGATCGCTCCGGTGGCGTTGAGCGACCACATCGGCAACCGCGCACCCATCGAGTTCGATGTAAGAACCGACGGACCCGGTCTCCGTGAAATCGCCGTGCGGCTCAATGCCGGCGGTTCCGCGTACGAACTATTCAGGGAAGCCTACCCGGCGACTTCCTGGCGCGGCAGCGAACTGGCCGAGAAGCGTATCCGCATCGAACCCGATCTGCTCGCGTTGCAGGCGCCGGAAGGCGCGGCAACCCTCGAAGTCAGCGTCGACACGTACGGCTGGGGCTTCGGCAGCAACGCCCCCGCGTTGTCCAAAACGGTCACGATCGATCGCACGCCGCCGCAAGTCGAGCTGCTGACCACGCAGCACAACAGCCGCCTCGGCGGCATGGAACTGGCCATCTTCCGGCAGTCGACGGACACCGCGAACAGCGGCGTCGAGGTCGGTCCGTACTTCTTTCCGGCCACGACCGGCTATTTCGCCGACCCGGCGGTTGCCGTGACGTTCTTTGCCGTGCCGCAGGATCTAGATGCGGACGTGCAGCCGGCGGTGGTGGCCCGCGACGCGGCCGGCAACCGGCGAGAGGTCGCTCTCCCGATTCTCGTCAAACCGCGCAAGTTCCCCGAACGCACCCTTGCCATCGACGATGCCTTCCTCGCCCGCAAGGTACCGGAGATCGAACGCAACAACGGCATCCCGCCGTCGACGGATCTCGTTCAGGGCTATCTCTTCATCAATGGCGAATTACGGCGCCGTAGCGAGGCGAAGATCAAGTCGTTGACCGCGAAGTCGGCGCCCGAACCTCTGTGGGATGGTGTCTTCTTGCGGCAGACCAACGCGGCGCCGCTCAGCGCGTTCGCCGATCGGCGAGCCTACGTCTACAAGAGCGAGACCATCGACCGGCAGACGCATCTGGGTTTCGACCTCGCCTCGTTGAAGAACAGCCCGGTCGACGCGGCGCAAAACGGCATGGTCGTGTTTGCCGGCGACCTCGGCATTTACGGCAACACGGTGATCGTCGATCATGGTCTCGGGGTGTTCACGCTGTACGCCCATTTGAGCACGATTGCGGTCAAGGCGGGGGACCGGGTGAGCAAGGGGCAGTCGCTCGGGCAGACCGGCGAGACCGGTCTGGCCGGCGGCGACCACCTGCACTACTCGACGCTGCTCTACGGCGTGCACGTCGATCCCATCGAGTGGTGGGACGAGCAGTGGATAAAGAAACACGTGTCCCCGAAACTGGCGCTGTTACCCCGCGCTCCGGCAGCGACGGCGCCGGCCGGGACGCCCACCGCCGCCGCCACGCCGGCGGCATAG
- a CDS encoding FAD-binding protein has product MLSPGLLDDIRAIVGADAVITRPNELRVYECDGWTLEKSAPEVVVLPASTGEVSRVLRRLHRDGIAFVPRGAGTGLSGGCLPVAAPVTIGTSRMRRILAVDIANRRAVVEAGVVNLAVSNAVTSNGLLYAPDPSSQMACTIGGNVAENSGGPHTLKYGVTTNHVLGVELVLANGDVVQLGGAVEDVPGYDLTGLVVGSEGTFGIVTSATLRLVRQPEACKTLLAIFESVDDATATVSGIIGAGIVPAALEMMDRLIVEAVEAAFRFGFPTDAGAVLIVELDGLEAGLDEHVERVAAICRVQHAREVRVARDEAERAALWKSRKRAFGAVGRLAPSYCTQDGVVPRTKVPEILRRISAIGQRYRLRIGNVFHAGDGNIHPILLFDERNEDEVARVLDAGREILEACVELGGSITGEHGIGVEKIAQMPLLFSPADLSVMQQLRRVFDPDGRCNPGKVFPTPGVCVETTRPRRQAAI; this is encoded by the coding sequence ATGCTCAGCCCCGGACTGCTCGACGACATTCGCGCCATCGTCGGGGCCGACGCTGTCATTACCCGCCCCAACGAGCTGCGGGTGTACGAGTGCGACGGCTGGACCCTGGAGAAGTCGGCGCCCGAGGTCGTTGTCCTGCCCGCATCGACCGGCGAGGTGTCGCGCGTGCTGCGGCGGCTGCACCGCGACGGCATCGCCTTCGTGCCGCGCGGCGCGGGCACCGGCCTGAGCGGCGGCTGCCTGCCGGTCGCGGCGCCGGTGACGATCGGTACCAGCCGCATGCGGCGAATTCTCGCCGTGGACATCGCCAATCGGCGCGCCGTCGTCGAGGCCGGCGTCGTCAATCTGGCCGTCAGCAACGCCGTGACCTCGAACGGCCTGCTCTATGCCCCCGACCCGTCCAGCCAGATGGCCTGCACGATCGGCGGCAACGTCGCCGAGAACTCCGGCGGTCCGCACACACTCAAGTACGGCGTTACCACCAACCACGTACTCGGTGTCGAGCTGGTGCTCGCCAACGGAGACGTTGTGCAGCTCGGCGGGGCCGTCGAGGACGTACCCGGCTACGACCTGACCGGCCTGGTCGTCGGCTCGGAGGGCACCTTCGGCATCGTCACCTCCGCCACCCTGCGTCTCGTGCGTCAACCCGAGGCCTGCAAGACGCTGCTCGCCATCTTCGAGTCGGTCGACGACGCCACGGCGACGGTCTCGGGGATCATCGGCGCCGGCATAGTACCGGCGGCACTGGAGATGATGGATCGGCTCATCGTCGAGGCGGTGGAGGCGGCGTTCCGATTCGGCTTCCCGACGGATGCCGGGGCGGTGTTGATCGTCGAGCTGGACGGGTTGGAGGCCGGACTCGACGAGCACGTCGAGCGGGTCGCGGCGATCTGCCGGGTGCAGCACGCACGCGAGGTGCGCGTGGCGCGTGACGAGGCGGAGCGCGCCGCGTTATGGAAGAGCCGCAAGCGCGCCTTCGGCGCCGTCGGTCGGCTTGCGCCGAGCTACTGCACGCAGGACGGCGTCGTGCCGCGCACGAAGGTCCCGGAAATCCTGCGGCGCATCAGTGCGATCGGCCAACGCTATCGCTTGCGCATCGGCAACGTCTTCCACGCCGGCGACGGCAACATTCACCCGATCCTGCTCTTCGACGAGCGCAACGAGGACGAAGTCGCACGCGTACTCGACGCCGGCCGCGAGATCCTCGAAGCCTGCGTCGAGCTCGGCGGCAGCATCACCGGCGAGCACGGCATCGGCGTCGAGAAGATCGCGCAGATGCCGCTGTTGTTCTCGCCGGCCGATCTGTCGGTGATGCAGCAGCTCCGGCGCGTCTTCGACCCCGACGGCCGCTGCAACCCGGGGAAGGTGTTCCCGACACCGGGTGTGTGCGTCGAGACGACGCGCCCGCGGCGACAGGCGGCGATCTGA
- a CDS encoding type II toxin-antitoxin system VapC family toxin, which produces MRMPDVNVLVYAHREDEAAHEVARAWVEATVNGSEPFALSGLVTVGFVRIVTNPRIYNEPTPTPVALAAVDALLARPNCRLCLPGSRHWQVVSHLCRDTQAAGKLVADAQHAAVAIEHGCQWISRDRDFARFESAGLRWKRLEA; this is translated from the coding sequence ATGCGCATGCCGGACGTGAACGTGCTCGTTTACGCGCACCGCGAGGACGAGGCTGCGCATGAGGTGGCACGGGCGTGGGTCGAGGCAACCGTGAACGGCAGTGAGCCGTTCGCCCTGTCCGGACTGGTTACTGTCGGCTTCGTGCGCATCGTCACCAATCCGCGCATCTACAACGAACCGACGCCGACGCCGGTGGCTCTTGCGGCAGTCGATGCCCTGCTCGCGCGCCCGAATTGTCGCCTGTGTCTCCCGGGTTCGCGCCACTGGCAGGTGGTCAGCCACCTCTGCCGCGATACACAAGCGGCCGGCAAGCTGGTGGCCGATGCGCAGCACGCGGCTGTGGCCATCGAGCACGGCTGCCAGTGGATATCGCGCGATCGCGACTTCGCGCGTTTCGAGTCTGCCGGCCTGCGCTGGAAGCGACTCGAGGCTTGA
- a CDS encoding alanine--glyoxylate aminotransferase family protein — MTTSPPLEPPARVLLGPGPSMVHPRVLRAMSVPLVGHLDPEFLRIMEETKRLLRFLFQTRNELTIPISGTGSAGMEACFVNLLEPGDEAVVCVNGVFGTRMADIVGRCGATLVPVEAPWGRIVEPADVAAALQRCRKPKLVAVVHAETSTGVCQPIEEISKLAHAAGALLVVDTVTSLAGCPVDVDGWQIDACYSGTQKCLSCPPGLSPITFSDRAVAAIRARSTKVQSWYLDLTMIAQYWGAERVYHHTAPINMNYALYEALRLIETEGLERRWARHQRNHLALKAGLAAIGLTIAAQEHRQLWTLNSVRIPDGVDDARVRGTLLADFGIEIGGGLGPLKGRTWRIGLMGESSTAASVLLLLSALERVLPSSGYTLEAGTAVAAAQRVFAGQ; from the coding sequence ATGACCACCTCGCCTCCGTTGGAACCGCCCGCCCGCGTGCTGCTCGGGCCCGGTCCGAGCATGGTGCACCCGCGCGTGTTGCGCGCCATGAGCGTGCCGCTCGTCGGCCATCTCGACCCGGAGTTCCTGCGCATCATGGAAGAGACCAAGCGCTTGCTGCGCTTCCTGTTCCAGACGCGCAACGAGCTGACCATCCCGATCTCCGGCACCGGCAGCGCCGGCATGGAGGCGTGCTTCGTCAATCTCCTCGAGCCCGGCGACGAAGCGGTCGTGTGCGTCAATGGCGTGTTCGGCACCCGCATGGCGGACATCGTCGGTCGCTGCGGCGCGACCCTGGTACCGGTCGAGGCCCCGTGGGGCCGTATCGTCGAACCCGCCGACGTCGCCGCCGCTCTACAGCGCTGCCGCAAACCGAAACTCGTAGCCGTGGTGCACGCCGAAACGTCGACCGGCGTGTGTCAGCCGATCGAGGAGATCTCAAAACTCGCGCACGCCGCCGGCGCGCTGCTCGTCGTCGACACGGTGACGTCGCTTGCCGGCTGTCCAGTTGACGTCGACGGCTGGCAGATCGACGCCTGTTACAGCGGCACCCAGAAGTGCCTGAGCTGTCCGCCCGGCCTGTCCCCGATCACGTTCAGCGACCGCGCCGTAGCGGCGATCAGGGCGCGCTCGACGAAAGTGCAGAGCTGGTATCTCGATCTGACGATGATCGCGCAGTACTGGGGCGCCGAACGCGTCTACCACCACACCGCGCCCATCAACATGAACTACGCCCTGTACGAAGCCCTGCGGCTGATCGAAACCGAGGGCCTGGAGCGGCGCTGGGCACGCCACCAACGCAATCACCTGGCGCTGAAGGCCGGCCTGGCAGCGATCGGCCTGACAATCGCCGCGCAGGAACATCGCCAGCTCTGGACACTGAACAGCGTGCGCATCCCGGACGGCGTCGACGACGCGCGCGTACGCGGCACATTGCTGGCGGACTTCGGCATCGAGATCGGCGGCGGTCTGGGCCCGTTGAAAGGCAGGACCTGGCGCATCGGCCTCATGGGCGAGTCGAGCACCGCCGCCAGCGTCTTGCTGTTGCTGAGCGCACTCGAGCGCGTCCTGCCATCTTCGGGCTACACACTCGAAGCGGGCACGGCGGTCGCCGCCGCGCAGCGGGTGTTCGCGGGACAGTAA
- the nagA gene encoding N-acetylglucosamine-6-phosphate deacetylase, with product MNSLLVRNGNVLLPTGFFPATDVRIVDGYFERIGAGLAASGAAVFDAAGALVVPGYVDIHVHGAGGAMFEAGDPAAVAAIAAALPRYGVTACLATIATLAPAPLRAAVEAVAVAADKVSGARILGIHLEGPYLNRRCAGAQDAGEMRPASIEEIDALQDLSGGRIRLITLAPELPGAAAFVAAARARGIAVSLGHSDATAAEVAAAMAAGATHVTHLFNGMRGLHHREPGIVGVALTEDGLSVELVCDGHHVAPRLVDLAFRCKPPGRVILVSDAVGALGMPEGAYEMFGARCVVAGGTVRLGAGGPLAGSCLGLDEAVRNVRRWLPGLSPAQVLTAASTAPARVIDEVDAGAIAEGRTADIAVLDAGFEVVATVCRGRLTWPPPPDGAFTRY from the coding sequence ATGAATTCCCTGCTCGTCCGCAACGGCAACGTTCTCCTGCCCACGGGCTTCTTCCCCGCGACGGACGTACGCATCGTCGACGGGTACTTCGAGCGGATCGGTGCCGGGCTGGCGGCGAGCGGCGCCGCGGTCTTCGATGCGGCGGGGGCGTTGGTGGTACCCGGGTACGTGGACATTCACGTCCACGGCGCCGGCGGAGCGATGTTCGAAGCCGGCGACCCGGCAGCGGTAGCGGCGATCGCGGCGGCGCTGCCGCGTTACGGGGTGACGGCGTGTCTGGCGACGATTGCCACCCTGGCGCCGGCGCCGTTGCGGGCCGCCGTCGAAGCGGTCGCCGTGGCGGCCGATAAGGTCTCCGGGGCGCGTATCCTTGGCATCCACCTCGAAGGTCCCTACCTCAATCGACGCTGCGCCGGAGCCCAGGACGCCGGCGAGATGCGTCCGGCGTCAATCGAGGAGATCGACGCTTTGCAGGATCTGTCCGGCGGGCGTATTCGCCTGATTACTCTCGCACCCGAACTCCCCGGCGCGGCGGCATTCGTAGCCGCGGCACGCGCACGCGGCATCGCGGTGTCCCTGGGTCACTCCGATGCGACGGCGGCGGAAGTGGCGGCCGCGATGGCGGCGGGTGCCACTCATGTCACCCACCTGTTCAACGGTATGCGCGGGTTGCACCACCGCGAACCGGGCATTGTCGGTGTCGCCCTGACGGAGGACGGTCTCTCGGTCGAACTTGTCTGCGACGGGCACCATGTCGCGCCGCGTCTGGTGGACCTGGCGTTTCGCTGCAAACCGCCGGGCAGGGTGATCCTCGTCAGCGACGCTGTAGGCGCGCTGGGCATGCCTGAGGGCGCGTACGAGATGTTCGGTGCGCGCTGTGTGGTCGCGGGCGGCACCGTGCGTCTCGGCGCCGGCGGACCGCTCGCCGGGAGCTGCCTCGGTCTCGACGAGGCCGTCCGCAATGTGCGTCGCTGGTTGCCGGGCTTGTCGCCGGCGCAAGTACTGACGGCGGCGTCGACGGCGCCGGCCCGCGTGATCGACGAAGTCGACGCCGGCGCGATTGCGGAAGGGCGCACCGCGGATATCGCGGTGCTGGATGCAGGGTTCGAGGTCGTGGCCACGGTATGCCGCGGTCGGCTGACATGGCCGCCCCCGCCGGACGGCGCCTTCACACGATACTGA
- a CDS encoding Uma2 family endonuclease: MTGQPQRQYTLDDYHRIEETSPVRHEFHSGEIFAMAGGTVAHNHISANVLALLRSSLAATACSTFGNDMRLQTPAGLLTYPDVMVICGDIELVPGRQDEVTNPVLILEVLSDATRNYDRGEKFAFYKSIPTLREYVLIEQHRAWVEQHRRSAEGWGSSVFASLDQTVFLESVSVDMALTVIYRRVLT; encoded by the coding sequence ATGACCGGCCAGCCGCAGCGACAATATACCCTCGACGACTATCACCGCATCGAGGAGACGTCACCGGTGCGCCACGAGTTCCATAGCGGCGAGATCTTCGCGATGGCCGGTGGTACGGTGGCTCACAACCACATCAGCGCGAATGTTCTTGCCCTGTTGCGCAGCTCCCTGGCGGCGACTGCGTGCAGCACGTTCGGAAACGACATGCGCTTGCAGACCCCGGCGGGGCTGCTCACCTACCCCGACGTGATGGTCATTTGCGGCGACATCGAGCTGGTGCCGGGACGCCAAGACGAGGTCACCAATCCCGTGCTCATCCTCGAGGTGCTTTCGGATGCCACACGCAACTATGACCGCGGGGAGAAGTTCGCGTTCTACAAGTCCATCCCCACCCTGCGCGAATACGTTCTGATCGAACAGCACCGAGCATGGGTCGAACAGCATCGACGCAGTGCCGAGGGTTGGGGCTCGTCGGTGTTCGCGTCGCTCGATCAAACCGTCTTTTTGGAATCGGTTTCGGTCGACATGGCCCTGACGGTCATCTATCGCAGGGTGCTCACGTAA
- a CDS encoding transposase: DHRKAWVVEKLAELTTIFAIRICAYGILSNHFHLVVRIDSGQARAWSDREVVERYGRLFRHPAQSWGRLSAAQAADRVALWRARLADLSWFMRCLNESIARRANREDGCTGRFWEGRFRSQALLDEAGLLTCMSYVDLNPIRAGMAASLEESDFTSIQQRLLDLAGEPASTVTATAHGACERTTVRPELVRFAEPGRTPAEEALAVDFDSYVALLEATGNALRTGRPDSVLPEGSVRTLERVGIRSEHWIETIGTYRQRFFSMIGCVHRIELHCARTDRDLAKGTRWAARVFRNCA, from the coding sequence GATCACCGCAAGGCCTGGGTCGTCGAGAAGCTCGCCGAGCTGACCACCATCTTCGCCATTCGCATCTGCGCCTATGGCATATTGAGCAACCACTTCCACCTGGTCGTGCGCATCGATAGCGGACAAGCCCGCGCCTGGAGCGATCGCGAGGTGGTCGAGCGCTACGGCCGGCTGTTTCGCCACCCGGCCCAGTCGTGGGGTCGGCTTTCTGCGGCACAGGCGGCCGATCGGGTTGCCCTCTGGCGGGCTCGGCTGGCCGACCTGAGCTGGTTCATGCGCTGCCTGAACGAGTCGATTGCGCGGCGCGCCAATCGGGAAGACGGCTGCACCGGACGCTTCTGGGAGGGCCGTTTCCGCAGCCAGGCGCTACTCGACGAGGCAGGGCTATTGACCTGCATGAGCTACGTCGACCTCAACCCCATCCGCGCCGGCATGGCCGCCAGCCTCGAAGAGTCCGACTTCACCTCGATCCAGCAGCGACTGCTCGATCTGGCTGGCGAGCCTGCCTCGACCGTGACGGCGACGGCTCACGGCGCCTGCGAGCGCACCACTGTCCGGCCGGAGTTGGTCCGGTTCGCTGAGCCTGGAAGAACGCCGGCCGAAGAGGCTCTGGCCGTGGACTTCGACTCCTACGTCGCGCTGCTCGAGGCCACCGGCAACGCGCTGCGTACCGGTAGACCGGACTCCGTGCTTCCCGAGGGCAGCGTGCGGACCCTCGAGCGGGTCGGCATCCGCAGCGAGCATTGGATCGAGACCATCGGCACCTACCGCCAACGCTTCTTCTCGATGATCGGCTGCGTGCATCGCATCGAGTTGCACTGCGCCCGCACCGACCGCGACCTGGCCAAAGGCACTCGCTGGGCCGCCCGGGTGTTTCGCAACTGCGCCTGA